The sequence below is a genomic window from Haematobia irritans isolate KBUSLIRL chromosome 3, ASM5000362v1, whole genome shotgun sequence.
TCGGTGTCAGCCCAGACTCTCAACGAAAAGGAGTTGAAACAGAAAAGTCGTCAATCCACTGTCTCGGAGCCTCCACCATCATCCTCCCAAATATTCTCTCAGCCTAGTCAACCTTATCGCAAAAGTACCAGCTTAGACGTACCCGAGCGCTCGGAACAAGAACGTGAAGAGCAGGAGCAGGAAGACGAATTTGATGTCACTGAGGCTACCACCAGCAACACTGTATTGCCTGCTGGTGAGGACTCGGCCAAGCGTTACTCCTTTACCGAGGACGGCGTTCATATCATACGTTGCGATTCTCCCTCCACCACCACTTCGGAGGAGTCCGATTGCAGCGAGTGTCTAAAACGGAGGGAGTGGCATGCTCGAGCTTTAGCCTTGGTGCGTAAGACTTGTAACGTCCAACCCTTGATACCAGCTGCTGCCGATTACGGCAATATTTGTCAAGAGCCCTCGGAGGATTTAAATTGTGGCAATTTCGCTGAGCAAACTACCACACCATCGTCAATGCCACCGCATAGACTGCTGGGCCCAGCTGCAGTTTGTGCCTGTGTAGCCCCCTCGATTGGTGATGATATAGACGAGTACTTTAGGCCTCGCAGTATCTTCTATGTCCATCCCCATGGCGTTCATGAATGTGTTGACTGTGCCCCAGACTCGAAGAATTTAAATCACAACAGCTCTCGTAGCATTTTGGACTCGCAGAGTTTGGCCCAATCGGACAACGCCTTGGACGAGGTTTCCACCGTTGGTGATCTAGAGGACGATATGTCGGGACGTACTCGACAAATCTATGAGACGGCTTTTGATTGCAAGATTGCCAAGTCCGATGATgacttggatgaggtggatcgcATCAATAATCATGCAGTACTGCTGCAGCTAAACAATGGCAATGGCCCACCACCGAAATCTGAAAGTCGTAACTCTAAGGCCAGCAGCAAGAGTCGTTTGGATGGTAAACGCCTGAAGAATTCCAAGAATCAGGCCATACAAGAGCAAGCCACCAATTCGGGAGGCAATAATAGCGGAAGTGGCTCACCACTTACGGTGGGGGCTGGTAACCGCAGCACAGAACCCCTGGCCACCTCCAGTGTCTCTGGGCTCTCTGCGGAATTGAACAATGTCCACATACGAGAACCCGAAGTTGATCAGCAAAATAATCCCACTACGTCCAGCTCACAGCTGCCTATGCGCGGCTATACGCCATCGCCTCCATCCACAGCGCCACTGCCCATGAAATTTCCCGGCAAGCATGAGCGTTTTTTTATGAACAGCATACGAAGTGCACCCAACCTGCCATCATCGAATCCGGCCCATCCACGTTTGCGTGACCTCCGTCTTCCACTGCAATCAAATTTGGGGCGACAGCAGGGCCATCAACAAACGGTCTCCTCGCTGGCCACCAGCAATGAGAACAGTCTTACCGATAGTGCTTACGTAAATCCACCATCTTCCATAgtacaccaccaccaccaacacCACAATAACAGTCACCACCATCAACATCACCTCTCATTGCATCAGGGCGCGAATAATGTTAGCGGCAGCTCCAGATCCCGCAGCCGGCCCCGGTCCTTTGTGCTGGAGTCGGGGCGGGTGCTGGAGCTGCGAAAGGGTCACGCctcccaccaccaccaccatgttGGCAATGGCAGTCGCAGGCCGCATAACTACTCCTCGACCGAAAGCATAGCAACATCGAGTAGTGGTGGCAGCATGGAATCGCTACGCTCGAGCACCAGCGAAGGCAATCGTAGCACATCCAGTTCAGAGTCAAGGCACTCGACCTCGTTGAGTTCACATAGCTCTGAATCTGGCAGCTCGAGTGTGGCTTTTCCCCTAAGAGCACCCGTGGTCATACATTCCAAATTGCATATACTAAGTCCCATATCAGACAAATCGTCCCAGGAACCGGCCTCCGAGTTGTCTGAGCAAAACAAAACCCAAAACGCCTCACCCGAAGATGGAGCCCCGGCAACGGCGGGCAACGATAATCTACATCACCAGCAGCAACAGCAAATGCAACACTCACAGCAGGAGCGAGAGAATATGAGACCCACACCCCAACTACAAATAGACGCTTTGAAGAAACGAAGACCACCGGCCAATAAAACGCTAATGCAGTTGACAGATGAAATTCTAGGCTCGGACAGTGGTATTTCCCTGCATTCGCGTGAGGATGGCAAACCACTAATGGGCCTACAGAAGTTCACCTTGCCCACATTGAATTTCCCGCCCAATGACAAGGGCAACAATCACAGTGATATTAGTGCGGTAGGAGCCATGAGTAATAGCGTGGGTCTACCGCAAGATTTGAGAGATCTTCCCTTTGATATGCCAAAGCTAAGGAGaagaaaaactttacaacaggtAAGTATTGGGTTATAGGGGGGGAGCTGAGGTGATGATTGATTGAATTTCTGTGATTTTAGGATGCTTGTACTTCGGGCAGTGCCACATCGGTGGATTTGGGTGATCTACCATTCGATATGCCCAAATTGCGTAGACGCCTGAGAGCCAATCAGGCTGAAATCAATAACCTTatgatgcat
It includes:
- the hwt gene encoding SH2 domain-containing adapter heavyweight; the encoded protein is MFCRRCWLDFKPKDTTIQCSGPCAWFYHPQCVQVPLEVAREKQNNSELEWYCWQCRQLYRLQLYFEIAICDDYSLPVDFVKKRPSSFDPCLAEALPTNPENWVAASPQQEFLTFAELQQQQQQQQQQSEPQVPPPPAPLSTLPSRVNAQLLAAAASNSNAEAPTAHSTLPTHQSSGVVHQSNQTQPSQTLQQQHHHQHQQHQKKAHTQRSQTQQRLPHPSAAAASSSAVIASTATTSTLQVVAGGGLGAVAGSGPNTSVVSGLTTLQSQNSAIKQASVKLIEGYSDPKDSKRHKKVYHKKAKRKAQAKRPASQQAQNQASKTPSGNGQTLTTPQTKEKDKRSNYSSDSSAPKSSDDEDDNQSIKVPDLNSPDSISDDLVKPLPSQSHRSPRKLTASQSEYGSKRNPSPYYYSDLLKPKDPTSSVSAQTLNEKELKQKSRQSTVSEPPPSSSQIFSQPSQPYRKSTSLDVPERSEQEREEQEQEDEFDVTEATTSNTVLPAGEDSAKRYSFTEDGVHIIRCDSPSTTTSEESDCSECLKRREWHARALALVRKTCNVQPLIPAAADYGNICQEPSEDLNCGNFAEQTTTPSSMPPHRLLGPAAVCACVAPSIGDDIDEYFRPRSIFYVHPHGVHECVDCAPDSKNLNHNSSRSILDSQSLAQSDNALDEVSTVGDLEDDMSGRTRQIYETAFDCKIAKSDDDLDEVDRINNHAVLLQLNNGNGPPPKSESRNSKASSKSRLDGKRLKNSKNQAIQEQATNSGGNNSGSGSPLTVGAGNRSTEPLATSSVSGLSAELNNVHIREPEVDQQNNPTTSSSQLPMRGYTPSPPSTAPLPMKFPGKHERFFMNSIRSAPNLPSSNPAHPRLRDLRLPLQSNLGRQQGHQQTVSSLATSNENSLTDSAYVNPPSSIVHHHHQHHNNSHHHQHHLSLHQGANNVSGSSRSRSRPRSFVLESGRVLELRKGHASHHHHHVGNGSRRPHNYSSTESIATSSSGGSMESLRSSTSEGNRSTSSSESRHSTSLSSHSSESGSSSVAFPLRAPVVIHSKLHILSPISDKSSQEPASELSEQNKTQNASPEDGAPATAGNDNLHHQQQQQMQHSQQERENMRPTPQLQIDALKKRRPPANKTLMQLTDEILGSDSGISLHSREDGKPLMGLQKFTLPTLNFPPNDKGNNHSDISAVGAMSNSVGLPQDLRDLPFDMPKLRRRKTLQQDACTSGSATSVDLGDLPFDMPKLRRRLRANQAEINNLMMHSTESSGISQASSSHSMRDDNNKTAMKLDSAMFRQNLTLNLNEPRQTNNKFGSLDLRGISNNKELNLNLNQGFANAVDLIDVSIPLERQGWYHGAITRIEAETTLRPLAEGSFLVRNCESTKQDYSLSLKGAKGFMHMRIQRNECGQYILGQFSRPFETVPDMIRHFCLNRLPVRGAEHMCLIEPVIAQLL